CAGGAGACGAGAAGGTGAACGTCTGCAGCAGTGACACCATGAAGAGGAAGATCTCCATGCGGGCCAGAGACTCTCCAACACAAGCCCTCTTTCCTGGgacaccacaacagacctgtttAGCCCGGTCCGACTTATTTACATCTTGAACTGATAGAAACCAAACATGCATCCtcgtccagctccttcagctgtgtttgtctgcagcgtgtgaagcagaaaatgtatttatttaccgGCAGAGAATGGAAGGAACGCAGGGTTTTTCTTGAAGTTGCCATTCTGGTCCAAGAAGTGCTGCGGGTTGAAAGACCAAGGTGTGGCCCACCGGTTCTCCTCTTTCAGCACAGAGTGCAGCAGGGGAAGGATTATAGTGTCCTGTGAGGGGAAGCAGACCGCCGCAGTCTGttgaatcaaaataaatcatatttaatcATAAATCATAACTAAAGAATCCTGAATACCTTTGGAATGGTGTAACCCTTGAAGGAGATGTCAATGAGAGCATAGTGAGGGATTCCCATGGGGACAATGTCCATAAAACGTTGAATTTCATGGAGGACCGCATCTGTAAAggggagggacttcctgtcctccattcGAGGGGAACGCTTCCGTCCAAGCACAGTGTCGATCTCCTGCTGCATCGACTCTGTACGGGCATCAACACAGTGTTTATCATCACATGTAAACACTTAATCACTGACTTAAACCAGAGATACTGTCCCTGGAAACCATTGATGATCATACATGTCTTTCACCGTGTGATGATATTGTTCAGGATGGTGACTTACCTTGTATTTTGGGGTATTTGATCATGACGCTCAGTGCATATCTgatggtggagctggtggtctCAGTTCCTGCCAGGAACAGATTCAACACCGTGGACACCAGGTTGTCTTCCTGGAACTCAGTTGTGGGATTGTCCTtctcctgaaagaaaaaaatacgaGTTAGTTGtttcaccaaaaacaaacaaaaaaaacccctgcagGATGACAGCTGGGACTGCAGCAATGAGTAGCAGACTGAATCTGATCAACCGGAACAATGTGAATATTATCATTTCCTCATGACACTTGTTTGAGGGTGTGTAGCAACCTAAAATTCAACAATGGCCAATGATGTAATAATTTTGGCCAATTTAAATGGAATTAATCCATAACACAATAACTTGCTTACAAATATGCTGGCTAAATCATCCATTATTTTTGACAGATAAAACACAGATAAACctcatgaaaataataattaactGGAGGGAGAATACTGCAAAGACAGTTATTTGCAAAATGTACTTCCATGTTATAAAAACTAGTATGTTAGGTCAAGAATATGGTTCCAGCTCTCCGCAAAGATTTTAAAACCATAGTGAATGCCACTAAAAGAACTTTGTGCATCAGGAATCATGGCAAAGATGATGAGACCTGGCTGATTCTGTTGAGGAAGCAGTCGATGTAATCTCTGGGTGAACTGGGGTCCAGCGTCTCCCGGTGAGCCTGAATCTTTGTCAAGACGAAGCCTCTCATCTTTTCAATATCAGTAAATACTTTGTTGTGTCGACCCGGCAGCCACTCCATCAGTCCAGGGAAGATGTTGTACAGCTGGAAAGAAAAGTGGAATCAGTCACATCTCAAGAAGCTGAGCAGGAGGCAATGGAGGTCAAAACAGTGGTCAAAGAATAAGTGAAAAAATGTATTCCTCACATGCACGTATGTGAATAAAATCGGCAATCAATGGGATTTTCGTGGGATTTACGTGCTTCCCAcattggcacgacgtggttgcgcaaTTCGGCTCGCAatataaaaagggggcttccacAACCCCGGGTCGTAGCATGTAaagctgggatttctggctctttgaagggagccgcAGTTGTTGAAATCTACTCCAAAACACCATCTCCGGTTTcgagacactcctcctccgctagctgctgcgttcagatgactggagcgagcggtggaaaactgaaactcggttgttcacatgaaggcagtggTGACAgttggactcaggagacactcaggagacactcaggagacaagtgaaggaagcgtggataATTTgtacaaaggaacggctctcagacagctgtgatccggctctcgtcattcacttaaaagagccctTCAAACTAACGGCtagttcattgaacgtcacagcacaaGTGGCACGCATTCTCCCGCACTGTCCTGACAATTTCACGAGGAGTTCACGAACAGTTGGTGCATAGTTCACTCCCCGGTTgtgatattttgtcgtgaccaaaattttgaacatttcaaaattcttgtcccgacatggcacgcagtcatGACGGGTTTACGGCCACTGCACACCACTTTACGagtagtttgcgactcgattcgtgccaatgcgtgccacagaatcgtgcaagtgtaaacctgacTTTAGTTTGATCACTTTTGCATTGGAAATGAACTCTCTTCTCCCctctgacctgccaccttaatgtggtgggggagtttgagtgccagcatcatcccaggagctatgttgcctgGGGCTTTATGCCATCGGTAGGGTCTTCCATAGGGTCACAGACTAAGAGCAGGTCAACAGCCTCCATGAGAAAGGTTAAATCAAGGACTGTGACGTTGCCCGGTATggtgcagccggggccccaccctggagtcAGGCCTGGCGTCGAGTTTTGCATGTGAGCTAGTGGTGGCTTGGCCTTTGCCTACGGGGCCCAGCCGGGCTCTGCTTAAAAGGATGACATGGGCCCACCTTCCGGCAGATCCACCACACGCTGAGGGAACCATAGGGGCTGGGtacaatgtggattgggtggcagcagACGGCAGGGTACCAGGTGACCCAATCCCCGGCCCCACAAATAGATGGtgggggaaggagcctgagcttgtgagggaagTTGGGAAGTACccgctagatatagtcgggctcacacAGCCTGGGGTCTGGAACCCAGTCTCTTGAGAAGGACTGCagtctccacttctctggcattGCCCACAGTGAGAGgtggcgggctggtgtgggtttgcttatagccccacagctcagctgctATGTGTCGGAGCCCACCCAAGTAAATGAGAGGGTCACGTCTCTGCGTCTTTGTGttggggataggtgcctcactattgtctcggcttatgggaCAAatagcagtgcagagtacctggCCTTCTGGGAGTCCCTGGGAGGAGTGTTGGACAGTTCTCCAACTGGAGACTCCATTTTTCTAATGAGGGACTTCAACACCCATGTGGGAAGTGACAGTGAGAtctggaggggggtgattggCACACATGGCCACCGAGATCAGGACGCCCTAGGTCGGAAGTCAGTGATCAACTTTGTTGTCCTGTTATCTGACCTCTGGCCGCATGTCTTGGACACTCTGATGAAGAGAGGAGCACAGCTGTTGAcggatcaccacctggtggtgagttggatcaACTAGTGGAGGAGGGAACTGGACAGACCTGGAAGGCCCAAACGTGTTGGGAGGATCTTTTAGGAATGtctggaaccctctgtcagcagggcttcaactcccacctccaggagagcttcggTCAtatcccgagggaggctggggacattgagtccaagtggtccatgttctccacctccattgttgaagcagctgcttggaGCTATGGCCACAGTGTCTCCGGTGCTTTTGGTGGTGGTGACCTCCAGTCCCGGTGTTGGACACGGGAAGTAAGAGCTGCGGTCGGGTCTGGCAGGCATTCACGGAGGCCATGGAGGATTGCCAGTTGGaattgaagaaattctggcaaactgttTGGTGCCTCAGGAGAataaagcaggtctccaccaaaaCTGTTTACAGTCAAGATAGGGAGATGCAGACCTCAACTGGGttctgcagcttcctcctcaaTCCTGCCGCCATGTCTTCTGTGgaagaagcagaggctgaggtctcacaGGTGGACTCGttcatcacccaagctgaagtcactgaggtggttggtaagctcctcacTGGTAAGATACTGAGCTTGGAGATTTACCCTGAATACCCTATGTCTCTGGATGTGTAGGCACTTTCTtggttgacatgtctctgcaacatcTCGTGGCGGtcagggacagtgcctctggattggcagaccgagGTGGTGGTTCCGCTTTTTAAAAAGGTGCTGTTTTCGTCCCTGTCgcagaacactggaccagctctatactcTTCACAAAAGCACTCTTGGTGCTCAAGGACACATGGGCGTTCACCCAATCattacatgtgttttgtggatttgaaGAAGGCGTTAAACTGCCTCCCTTGTGGTATCTTGTTGGTGATGCTTTGGCAGTATGGTGTCCGGGGCCTCTTGTTAAGGGCCATTCGGTCTCTGTATAACTGAAGTacgagtctggtccgcattgctcGCAATAAGTTGAACCTGTTCTCAGTGAATgttgttggactccggcagagATGACCTATGTCACTAGTTCCGTTCATTCGTATCATGGACAGCATGTCTTTGCAACAGtcaggggtggaggggggggccTGTTCAGTAGCCATAGGATTTAATCTCTGTTTTTTGCACTTGATGTTGtcttgttggctccatcgaacctgtagctgcagcatgcactggggtggtttgcagttgagtgtgaagcaacagggatgaggatcagcacctccaaatccgaggccatggtcttAGAtaggaagaaggtggtctgccctctccaggttggtggagagaacCTGACCAAAgtggagtttaagtatcttggggtcctGTTCACAAGTGGGGGAAGGATGGaaattgacaggcggatcggtgcagcggctgcagtgatgcggtcgttgtattaGTCCATTGCgatgaagaaggagctgaaccGAAAGACAAAGCTCTTAATTAACTGGTCAATCTACAcccccaccctcatctatggtcatgagctttgtgtCATGACCAAAATTGCAAGATCCTGGAtccaagtggctgaaatgagctttcCCCATCAGGTGACTatgcgctcccttagagataagGTTagaagctcagtcaccagggatgAGACTGGAGAAGAgtcgcttctcctccacatcgaaatgagccagctgaggtgactTGGGCACCTGTAAAGGATGCCGCCTgaacgcctccctggggaggtgttccaggcatgtcctaCTGGGAGGAGGcgccggggaagacccaggacacgctcgAGAGACCTGGCAGCACCTCGGGATCCCCCCAGAAGAGCTGCAAGAGGTGTCTGGGGAtaaggaagtctgggcatctctgcttcgacccggccctggataagcggttgaagatggatggatggatggatggatggatggatggatggatggatggatggatggatctgtTCTTTAAATAGTAATGAGGAAAAGTGGCCCCACCTGGCCCCAGGGGCTGCTGCCAAATTTAATGGTGTCTGCAGTGatctggagaagctgcaggaactGGTCATCATCGTAGCTGAAGCGTTCGCCAAACACCATGCAGCAGATGACGTtagacacagagcagctgaggaagaagGTGGGATCGAACGGCTTTGCTGGataacaacaaataaaagcagacggaactcaagaaaacaaaatggaatATATTTTGAAATCTACATCATCTTGAAGAAGACTCCTTGTGAATAAATAATGCCCTTGTTTATTTACCATCGGTTGCACAAACCCAACATACCGTTAGTGGACTGGATGCGATCAATCAGCTGGCTGCTGACCTCCTggatccactcctccatcccttTTCGCCCCATCCCGAAGTCTCTCAGCGTCGTCAGGGTGAAGCGTCGTAGCTGACGCCAGCGCTCCCCATTACTGATCGCTAAACCTTTATTAGATAGGAAGTCGTAATTTATCTGccttaacaaacagaaaatacataTTTGAATGAAGGATTTATGACTCAGCAAGACATTCAAAGAGCCTTAGATATGCATCCAGGTAAATGATTTCAAGTTATAGAATTTTCTATGATCGTATCACAGGATGTgctttgcattgtgggtatCCTGCATGCATATATTCCTCCTCCTACTGTATTTCCATCAAACCCCCCATGCCTTACCATATCCTCTGGTAGCTCGGACCAGGAAGGCAACGGGTCCTCTGCCAGTGAAGTCCTCTGCCTGGTCCACCAGTGCCTCCTTCACTGTGTCGTATcccaccaggaccaccacacGCCTCGG
The sequence above is a segment of the Salarias fasciatus chromosome 14, fSalaFa1.1, whole genome shotgun sequence genome. Coding sequences within it:
- the LOC115401238 gene encoding cytochrome P450 2F3-like, whose amino-acid sequence is MELSGTLILGGLIVVLVWLVGLKSRRRWSLPPGPTALPIVGNLLVLDKKAPFKTLLEWSKIYGPVMTVYMGPRRVVVLVGYDTVKEALVDQAEDFTGRGPVAFLVRATRGYGLAISNGERWRQLRRFTLTTLRDFGMGRKGMEEWIQEVSSQLIDRIQSTNAKPFDPTFFLSCSVSNVICCMVFGERFSYDDDQFLQLLQITADTIKFGSSPWGQLYNIFPGLMEWLPGRHNKVFTDIEKMRGFVLTKIQAHRETLDPSSPRDYIDCFLNRISQEKDNPTTEFQEDNLVSTVLNLFLAGTETTSSTIRYALSVMIKYPKIQESMQQEIDTVLGRKRSPRMEDRKSLPFTDAVLHEIQRFMDIVPMGIPHYALIDISFKGYTIPKDTIILPLLHSVLKEENRWATPWSFNPQHFLDQNGNFKKNPAFLPFSAGKRACVGESLARMEIFLFMVSLLQTFTFSSPGGPDSIDLNPEYSSFANVPRRYLITATPR